The DNA window ATTGGTTGAGGGGCATCAACTGAACATCGGCCCGTCCCACCACTTCTCCAATGGAGACTGCGCCAATTTCACGGCTGTCTCGGCTGTGGTTGCGGTTATCGCCCATCACAAAGAGGTGATCGGGTGGAACCACCGTCTCAGGCATGTTTTTTCGGATTCGTTCCTGATTGATGTAAGACTCCTTCAATTTCTCACCGTTACGATAAACTTCGCCGTTTTTGACGCTGATTTTATCACCGGGTTTTCCGATGACGCGTTTGATGTAATCCCGTTTTTCCGCAGTGTG is part of the Desmospora activa DSM 45169 genome and encodes:
- the lepB gene encoding signal peptidase I, producing the protein MGNKAKSAANEWMTALIVAASLMIVVRVFLFAPYEVHGESMYPTFKGNERLIVNKWIYDVRDPEYGDIVVFHTAEKRDYIKRVIGKPGDKISVKNGEVYRNGEKLKESYINQERIRKNMPETVVPPDHLFVMGDNRNHSRDSREIGAVSIGEVVGRADVQLMPLNQFQLLFNQQSD